A window of Variovorax sp. HW608 genomic DNA:
CTCGCATGTTCATCGTGTGCTCTTCGACAGCAGTTTTTCGGAAGCGGTCCAGTGGTCCTCGTGCAGCCAGGTGCGCACGAGATGGTCCCTTTCGACGAGGCGCTGGGCGTTCCATCCATCGCCCGCACGCGCCGCGATGGCCTGGGCCTTGATGCCGCGGAGAACCTGCGGCGGACACGTCAAGAGTGGCCGAAGGAAGTCGGCCATGTCAGAGCCGTCCAGGCCCTGGTCGATGACTGCATCGGCCAAGCCCCACGACAGCGCAAGCACCGCATCAACCAGCTCGCATCGCGCCATCATGCGAAGCGCGCGCGCGGGCCCGACGAGGCGGAAGAGGTCCGGGCCACCGCCCCATGCAGAGGTGATCGCCAGCTTGGCCTGGATGAAGCCGATGCGCGCATGCGAGGCCTGCAGCCGCATGTCGCAGGCCAGCGCCAGCTCGGCGCCACCGCCGATCGCGTCACCGTTGAGGTGGGCGATGACGGGCACCGGACAGCGGCGGATCGCATCGAGTGCAGCACCGGCCTCGTCCATCATCGCCTCGGTGGCCTGGACATCGCGAACGCTCGCGAGATCCTTCAGGTCGCCGCCGGCCGCGAAGTAGCGTTCACCAGCGCCGGTCAGAAGGATGAATCTGAGGTCGCTCCGTTCGCCGGCCGACCGGATCGCATCACCCAGCTCGGCCAACACGGGTCGCGCAAGCGCGTTGTGTTTTTCGGCCCGGTCGATGGTCACGCGAACCACGCCGGGTGCCTGTTCTTCCACGCGCAGAGTGCTTGCGACGCGGGGTTTCTCCATGGTTGTCGTCGTCATGCGGCGATGCTAGATTTGCCATCCTTCCCGAGGAAGAACACAAGTTCGACCCGCTGAACAAACCACCACGAATGGAACCACAAGAGGCAAGCTTGGAGCACGATGTTCGAAATACCGAACAAACTGAAACCGTGCAGGCGCGAGCAGGCGGGTCGGCAGCGGCAGTCACCGCCGTGGAGCGCGTGCTCGACATCCTGGAGGTTTTCCACCGGCACCAGAAGCCGCTGTCGCTGACCGACCTTGCCGAGGCCGCCGGCATTCCCAAGAGCAGTTGCCACGCGATCGTCGGCACGCTGACGGCGCGCGGCTATCTCTACTCGCTCACGCGCCCGCGCGCGCTCTATCCGACGCGGCGCTTCTTCGATGTGACGCGCGAGATCCATGAGCACGACCCGTTCATGGATCGCGTCGTCCCGCTGCTGGAGCGCCTGCGCGATGCATCGCGCGAGACCATCATCCTTGGCAAGCGCCAGGGCAACGCGGTGATCTACCTGCAGGTCATCGAAGGTCCGCATGCCATCCGCTACACGGCGAAGCCGGGCGAATTCAAGCCGCTGCATTCGAGCTCGATCGGCAAGGCATTGCTCGGCAGCCTGAAGGAGGCGGAGTTGCGCCAACAGGTGGCGGGCCTGCAGCTGCCGGCCATCACCGGGAGCACGCTGACCACGCCCGATGATCTGGCGAATGACGTTCTCGACGGTCGCCGTCGAGGCTATTTCGTCACGCGCGGCGAGAACGTGGTCGACGTGTGGGCTGTGGCGTCGTCGCTGACGCTCAACGCCGAGACGCTCGCCATTGCCATTGCAGGGCCGCGCCACCGCATGGAAAGCAGCGTGCTGGAGTGCGCCCAGCTGCTGCTCGCCACGACGAGCTTCATCGAGCGCCAGTGGATGCGGTCCTGACCTTCAGCAACTGGCGCGAGCGCCGGACCAACGCTTTCAGTTCCGGTTCGTCCGCCGACTTGGCTACCTGCTCGCAGTAAGCCACGTGCTGGGTCGTCAGGGCGGCGCCCTTCTCCGCGGCATCGTGCAGGCGAAGTACGGCGAGGCGCCGGTGACCGCATGCGATCGACCGCTCCAGTAGGGAGATCGCGCAAGCGGCGAGCGCTTCGCAATCCTGGACGCGCACCGCTTTTCGGCGTGCGCGCTTGACTGCCCTCAGTTGAACGCGATCCATCGAACGATGCGGCGGTGCCGCATCGCCCGGACTAGCGCGCAGCGAGGGCACCATCGTCAAAGGCGGCATCGATCTCCTCTACGCCGGCGAGACGGGCATAGCTCTCGGCCGCACCGCTGAGCTCCCACACCGACGTGCCCGCGCGAACCCTTTCCGCGCCTGCGTCTTCCTTGTGCATGCGCGCCTGCGCGGCGTCGAGCACGCCCGCTGCGCCGTCGCGCGGCACGCAGACCACTGCATCGCTGTCGGCCACGATCAGGTCGCCCGGCCGGACCAACGCGCCTTCGCACACCACCGGCGCATTCACGAGACCGTGACCCGACTTGTCGGGATGGATGGGCCAGATGTGCGTGGACCACACCGGCAGGCCGATCTCCCGCAACTGGTCCACATCGCGCACGCAACCTTGCACGACCACGCCCGCAAGTCCCTTCTGCTTTGCGTAGCGCCCGGCCATGTCACCCCACTGCGCGCCCGAGAGTTCCGCCTGGCAGACGACCACGAGCACATCGCCCGGCTGGGCCAGATAGAGGGCGCGATGCATCATGAGGTTGTCCCCGGGCCAGCATTGCGCGGTCACGGCAGGGCCCGCGATCTTGGGCTGGCCTTCGCGGATAGGCCGCATGCGCGCACCCATGAGGGCGCTTCGCCCCTGAGGCCCCATCGCCTCGTGGATGTCGGCGACGGAGACTTCACGCGCGCGCTCGACCAAGTCCTGCGCGACACGGCGCACCTTCAGATAGACCTTTGAACTCATGCTTGCTTGTCTTTCAAAAGGGTTCACGCGTGCGGAACGCAATGCTCGCTGGGCGAGAGACGGAAGGTGGTCCGCTTCATCAGGCGCGGCTGGTCGATGCTCATCACATCGCGCCGGTGGAGCGTGCATCCGTTGTCCCAAATCATCACGTCGCCGTTGTGGACCTTGTGCCGATAGACCAGCGAGGGATCTCCACCGGTCGCGAACAGGATCGGCAGAACGCGTTCGTTCTCCTCCTTCGACAGGCCCTCGATCTCGATCAGCGTCGTCTGGTCGGCATAGAGCGCCTTGCGACCGGTGCGCGGATGTGTCAGGACCACGGGGTGACGGGCATCGGGCAGGCTCAGCATCGCATTGGCCTTCGCCTTGTCGCGAAGTTCGGTCGCATTGAGCATCGCGTAGCGCTTGGCATAGCGGTAGACGCCGACACGGCCGTCGATCAGACGGCGGACGTCCTCGGGCAGCAGGTCCCACGCGCCGTACTGATTGGACCAGTAGATGTCACCACCGTCGCGCGGCACTTCCGTGCCGTAGAGCAGTGCGCCGGTCGCCGGCCGTACCTGGAAAGTCTGGTCCGAGTGCCAGTCGACGTCCTCCCCGCCGGCGAACCCGCCGACGAAGCGGCCATCCGAGTACTTGAGCGTGCTGAAGTAGATGATCTGCTCGTGATACGGCGACTGAATGTCCTTGCGGCCGCTGGTCTCGCACAGGCCGAAGCGCTCGGTGAAGCGCACAAGTTCGGCCTCGTCCAGCGACTGCCGCCGGAAGATCATGACCGGCGATCGATGCCAGATCGCCTTGATCTCCGCGATCGCGTCCAGGTCGTCGACGATGTCCATGATCGAGGCATGCACCTCGACGGCATAGTCTGAATGCAGTGGCGTAGTCTGAATGCTCATGTGAGTTCCTCTGCCCTTGGAATGGGCCTTCGTGACAAGAATCGGGACGCGCGAAAGCCCTGCTATTCGGCGCGCATGTGCGCTGCCTGGATGACCGAGGCATAGTTGCGGCGCTCTTCGCGCAGCCAGCTCGCGAGTTCATTCCCCGCAAGGCTCGGCGCACGTTCGAAGCCCAGGTCCGCGAGCGCCTTCTGGGTCTCCGGCAGATCGAGGATCTTGCGCATCTCGGCCGCCAGCCGGCTCTGGATCTCGGCAGGCACGCCGCGCGGAACCATCAGGACGTTCCAGGCGGCGATGGTGAAGTTGGGCAGGCCCTGCTCGGCGGTCGTCTTCACCCCCGGCATCGACACCACCGGCGTCGCGGTGGTCACCGCCAGTGGCCTGATTCGAGGCATCTGGGTGCGTGTGGCTGCCACGGTATCGATCAGCACTTGCACGTGCCCTCCCAGGACAGCGGCCATCGCCTCACCCGAGCCCTTGAAGTTGATGGCATACAACGGCACGTCGCGCTGGCGCAGCATCTCGAACACGAGCTGGGCCGTCACGCTCGGAAGCGCGGCGTCCACCTTGTCCGGTTTGCTTTTCGCCATGGCGATCAACTCGCTCATCGAACTGACCGAAGCGTTCGACGATGTGGAGATCGCGAACGGAATCAACGCGGTCAGTGCAATGGGGTCGAAGTCCTTCTCGGCATCGAAGCCCGGGTTGGCGTAGAGCGCCGGATTCATCGCGTGCGTGCCCGAGGCGCCCATCAGCAGCGTGTAACCGTCGGGCGTCGCGCGCGCCGCGAAGGCGGTGCCGATATTGCCGGAGGCACCGACCCGGTTCTCGACGAAGAAGGTCTGGCCGAAGGCGTGCGTCAGCTTCTCTGCGAAGTAGCGCGTCGCGATGTCGGTGCTCTGCCCCGCCGGGTAGGCCACGATGATCTTGACCGGCCGGCTTGGCCAAGCCGCGGCTCCCTCGGCGTGCGCGGGCGGCGCGACCCGGGGCGCAAGGGCAAAGGCCGCCAGCAAGGCAAGCATGCGACGGCGGAAGATGGACGTCATGGTGCTGTCTCCTTTTCTTCGATAGCGACCTTAGCCTCAGACCGTCGCCGGTTGCGACTTCCGCGGCAGCGTTGTTTCATCCGTTGAACTTCCGATCGCAGGACCGGGCTGCTGCGACATGAGATACCCCGGCCCGAGATCGGAGAGCGATGCGCAACCGATCTGCGCCATGACCATGTCGATCTCGTTGCGCATGATCTGCAGCGCGCGGCTTGCGCCGGCCCGTCCGCCCGCGGCGACCCCGAACAGCGTGGGCCTGCCGAAGATCGCCGACTGCGCTCCGAGGCAGCGGGCGATCACGACATCCGATCCACGGCGCACGCCGCTGTCGAGGATGAGCTGCACGTCCTTGCCGACGGCGGCGCGGATCTCGGGCAGCATTTCGAGCGGTGCGGGCGCGGCGTCGAGCTGGCGTCCGCCGTGGTTGGAGATCACGATGCCGTCCGCGCCGAGTTGCGCCGCCTCTCGCGCATCGTCCGGATGAAGCAGCCCCTTGACAACAAGCGGTCCGGACCAGGCGCTGCGGATACGCTTCAGGTGCGCCCAGGTCACCATCGGCGCCGGCGTCAGCGTGCCGTACATGTCGGCGACTTCGCCTGCCGTGGCGCCCTCGCGCGCATAGGGCTTCCAGTTGCGCATCATCGGAATCCCGCCCGTGCGCAGATAGCGCAACACCCACGCCGGATGCCCCAGCGCTTCAAGGGCGACGCCGGTCGTCATCCGGAAGGGACGCGAGAAGCCGTTGCGGCGGTTGCGCTCGCGGTTCGAGTTGACCGGAACGTCCACCGACACCACGAGCACGCCGATCTTCGCCTTGCGCGCACGCTCCACCAGATCCGCGTTGATGCGCTCGTCGCTCGTGCAGTACATCTGGAACCACACATGCTCCGGCGCGACGCGGATAGCGTCTTCGAGCGCAGCGTTGGCCGCGCTCGACAACAGGAAGGGCACGTTCGCCTCGCGCGCCGCCTCGGCAAGCATCAGGTCCGCGTCCGGGCGGAACAGTCCCGCGAGGCCCGTGGGCGAGATGCCGATCGGGCTCGCGTAGGTTCGCCCGAAGAGCGCGACCGACTGGTCGCGCCGTGTCACGTCGCGCAGATAGCGCGGCACCAGGCGATGACGTTCGAAGGCCTCACGATTGCGGTGCAGGCAGAGTTCGTCGTCGGAGCCGCCGTCGATGAAGTCGAAGGCAATGCGCGGAAGCTTTCGGCGCGCGAGGCGTCGCAAGTCTTCCAG
This region includes:
- a CDS encoding Bug family tripartite tricarboxylate transporter substrate binding protein, encoding MTSIFRRRMLALLAAFALAPRVAPPAHAEGAAAWPSRPVKIIVAYPAGQSTDIATRYFAEKLTHAFGQTFFVENRVGASGNIGTAFAARATPDGYTLLMGASGTHAMNPALYANPGFDAEKDFDPIALTALIPFAISTSSNASVSSMSELIAMAKSKPDKVDAALPSVTAQLVFEMLRQRDVPLYAINFKGSGEAMAAVLGGHVQVLIDTVAATRTQMPRIRPLAVTTATPVVSMPGVKTTAEQGLPNFTIAAWNVLMVPRGVPAEIQSRLAAEMRKILDLPETQKALADLGFERAPSLAGNELASWLREERRNYASVIQAAHMRAE
- a CDS encoding 4-carboxy-4-hydroxy-2-oxoadipate aldolase/oxaloacetate decarboxylase; its protein translation is MSSKVYLKVRRVAQDLVERAREVSVADIHEAMGPQGRSALMGARMRPIREGQPKIAGPAVTAQCWPGDNLMMHRALYLAQPGDVLVVVCQAELSGAQWGDMAGRYAKQKGLAGVVVQGCVRDVDQLREIGLPVWSTHIWPIHPDKSGHGLVNAPVVCEGALVRPGDLIVADSDAVVCVPRDGAAGVLDAAQARMHKEDAGAERVRAGTSVWELSGAAESYARLAGVEEIDAAFDDGALAAR
- a CDS encoding alpha-hydroxy acid oxidase, producing MLKAGPSPDRRRGLRLWRSSIRHTMNIQSAVNLEDLRRLARRKLPRIAFDFIDGGSDDELCLHRNREAFERHRLVPRYLRDVTRRDQSVALFGRTYASPIGISPTGLAGLFRPDADLMLAEAAREANVPFLLSSAANAALEDAIRVAPEHVWFQMYCTSDERINADLVERARKAKIGVLVVSVDVPVNSNRERNRRNGFSRPFRMTTGVALEALGHPAWVLRYLRTGGIPMMRNWKPYAREGATAGEVADMYGTLTPAPMVTWAHLKRIRSAWSGPLVVKGLLHPDDAREAAQLGADGIVISNHGGRQLDAAPAPLEMLPEIRAAVGKDVQLILDSGVRRGSDVVIARCLGAQSAIFGRPTLFGVAAGGRAGASRALQIMRNEIDMVMAQIGCASLSDLGPGYLMSQQPGPAIGSSTDETTLPRKSQPATV
- a CDS encoding TauD/TfdA dioxygenase family protein; translation: MSIQTTPLHSDYAVEVHASIMDIVDDLDAIAEIKAIWHRSPVMIFRRQSLDEAELVRFTERFGLCETSGRKDIQSPYHEQIIYFSTLKYSDGRFVGGFAGGEDVDWHSDQTFQVRPATGALLYGTEVPRDGGDIYWSNQYGAWDLLPEDVRRLIDGRVGVYRYAKRYAMLNATELRDKAKANAMLSLPDARHPVVLTHPRTGRKALYADQTTLIEIEGLSKEENERVLPILFATGGDPSLVYRHKVHNGDVMIWDNGCTLHRRDVMSIDQPRLMKRTTFRLSPSEHCVPHA
- a CDS encoding enoyl-CoA hydratase/isomerase family protein: MTTTTMEKPRVASTLRVEEQAPGVVRVTIDRAEKHNALARPVLAELGDAIRSAGERSDLRFILLTGAGERYFAAGGDLKDLASVRDVQATEAMMDEAGAALDAIRRCPVPVIAHLNGDAIGGGAELALACDMRLQASHARIGFIQAKLAITSAWGGGPDLFRLVGPARALRMMARCELVDAVLALSWGLADAVIDQGLDGSDMADFLRPLLTCPPQVLRGIKAQAIAARAGDGWNAQRLVERDHLVRTWLHEDHWTASEKLLSKSTR
- a CDS encoding IclR family transcriptional regulator; the protein is MQARAGGSAAAVTAVERVLDILEVFHRHQKPLSLTDLAEAAGIPKSSCHAIVGTLTARGYLYSLTRPRALYPTRRFFDVTREIHEHDPFMDRVVPLLERLRDASRETIILGKRQGNAVIYLQVIEGPHAIRYTAKPGEFKPLHSSSIGKALLGSLKEAELRQQVAGLQLPAITGSTLTTPDDLANDVLDGRRRGYFVTRGENVVDVWAVASSLTLNAETLAIAIAGPRHRMESSVLECAQLLLATTSFIERQWMRS